TCCCTATCTGGATCTCAATAGCTATGCGGACACCGTCCTTTCGGCGAAACGTCTTGGGATCTTCACGATCGGAGGGGGCGTCCCAAGAAATTGGGCCCAACAGGTCGGTCCCTACATTGAAATCGGGAATCTACGGTTAGGGCTGTCCGTGAAACCTCCTCGCTTTCAGTACGGAGTGAGAATTTGTCCCGAGCCCGACTACTGGGGTGGGCTCAGCGGCTGTACCTATCAAGAGGGGCTCTCCTGGGGGAAATTTGTGACGCCGAAGGACGGCGGACGGTTTGCCGAAGTCTTGAGTGATGCCACCGTTGTGTGGCCCCTCTTAATGATGGGACTGCTCGAAAGGAAAAAATCCGGCGTGGTGCGCCAGTCGTGAAATGGATGATTGGACGATGGGTGGGCCGGTTATGTCTTGGCAGCCTCCTCCTATGGTCTGCTGTCGCTACCGCCGGAGATTCAACAGAGACTGATGTCCGGATGCGGGGGCAGGCCAATGCCCCTCTGACGCTCATCGAATACTCCGACTTCACCTGTGGGTACTGCCTGAAGTTTTTCAAGGATACTTGGCCACGCATACAAGCCCGTTATGTCGATACCGGGAAAGTGCGGTTTGCGTATCGAGATTATCCACGGGCCGACCGAGGTCCTGGAGTGGATGCGGCAATGGCAGCGCGATGTGCTGGGGCGCAAGGGCAATATTGGGCGATGCATGATCGCCTGTTTTCCGAAGGCGGACAACTGGATAAGCAGGTCTATAACCGTCATGCCAAGACGCTCGGCTTGGATCGTTCGGTGTTTGAACAGTGTATGGCTGAGGGACGGTACACCAATGCGATCTTCGAAGATCGTCAGGAAGCCAATCAGTGGGGCTTTCACGGAACGCCGGGGTTTATTCTCGTACGCACGGCCATGGCGCCGACGGAGCACGAACCCGCTATTGCGATACCCGGAGCATTTCCGTTCGAGATGTTTTCGGATGAAATCGAGCGACTTCTGGCAGGCACCAAAAAGTAAGCCGAGAAGGTGTCGGTTGCCTGTCCTCCGCGAGTGTTGTTGACCGTGCGCATTCGGTTGCGTTAGTCCTGTTCACCAGAAAGGGTAGGATATCCTATGGATTCCATACAATCGTTCTGGCCCGTGTCCCATCGCGACGATGACTTTTGGGTGTGCATGTCTTGTCTCACGGAAGTCTTCTACCGAAGAGTTCCTATGCCGGATTGTCCGTCCTGCCACGGCGTGTCAACGTATGAAGGCTTCACCTTGGAAGCGATCCGTGACTGGGGTACGGAAGAACTGATTGCGAAGGCAGTCGCTGCACAAGAGACGGCCACGACTACTCAACCTCCCGTTGAATCTGCCGCTCCGGTTGAAGCGGCGGATTAACATCAGCTTCATCACGGACTCCAGCGAGTCGTCCAGTGAAGGAACCGCGACCATTCCTCGTTCATGGCCAGTGGAAACTGGGTAACAGTACGTCTCCGGTCGTTGACCCGTTTACCGGAAAGCTGGTTGCGCAGGTGACCCAAGCGACGGAATCCGATATCGAACAGGCCGTCGCATCGACCTCCCACGCAGCTGCTCCCATGGGACAGCTGCCGGCCCATGCTCGATACGATATTCTCCAACAGATTGCGACCCTGCTCGCTCGACAGCGAGACGAGTTCGCGGCGACGATTTCGGCAGAAGCCGGCAAGCCGATCACCGATGCGAGGCGGGAGGTCACCCGGGCTATTCAAACGTTCACGGTCGCGGCTGAAGAAGCACGACGAATTCCCGGTGACGTGGTTCCGCTGGATTGGACCCCCGGATGTGATACGCATCTTGGCCTGCTCCGCCGGTTCCCCATCGGTCCGATTCTCGGCATTACGCCCTTCAACTTTCCGCTCAATCTCGTGGCGCACAAGGTTGCGCCGGCACTGGCTGCCGGTAACCCCATTTTGATCAAACCGGCTCCTCAAACGCCGCTGACGGCTCTCTTGCTCGGAGAGGTCGCGTTAGAGGCGGGAGTTCCTCCAGGGGGACTGAATATTGTACCGTGCGATAACCTTCTGGCTGAGCGGATGGTCGTCGATCCACGATTCAAGTTGCTGAGTTTCACCGGGAGTGCTTCCGTGGGGTGGATGTTGAAGGCCAAGTGTGGAAAGAAAAAAGTGACGCTCGAGCTCGGAGGCAATGCGGCGGTCGTGATCGAACCGGATGCCGACATCGAGCTCGCCGCTCAGCGATGCGCCGTCGGCGGATTCGGATATGCCGGCCAGACGTGCATTTCCGTGCAGCGGATCTTCGTACACCACTCGGTGGCCGATTTGTTTACGACCAAGCTTCTCATGCACGTCGCTCGGTTAAAGACAGGCGATCCAACCGACGAGACCACGAGCATCGGCCCACTCATCGACGAGACGGCGGCGCAACGAGTCGAAGCGTGGATCGGCGAAGCTGTGGCGGATGGAGCGCGTGTGCTATTGGGCGGAAAACGTATGAGATCACTGGTCGAGGCAACGGTACTCTCGAATGTGAACCCTCAGATGAAGGTGTCATGCCGAGAGGTGTTTGGACCGGTCGTGACGGTCACGCCGTATCGTCAGTTGAGCGAGGCCGTCGCCTTGCTCAATCAATCCGACTATGGACTACAGGCCGGCATTTTCACGCAGGACATTAATAAGATTTTTTACGCATTTCGTCATGTGGAGGTCGGTGCCGTCCTGGCCAATGAAATTCCCACGTTTCGTGCGGATCACATGCCTTACGGTGGGGTGAAAGATTCCGGGTTAGGACGAGAAGGTGTGCGTGCCGCGATCGAGGACATGACCGAGCCGCGCATGCTGATCATGAATCTCAAAGAACCAGTCCCTTCAACTGAAAAAACTCTCTAGAAGATATTGCGAAGCTGGTCCAATCTTGCTACAACACACGCGATGCTGTAGCTGAACTGGTTCAATTTGTTTGTCTGGCCGCTCGCGAACACATCACGAAGCAACCTCCACGCAACCTGAAAGGTCGGTTATCAGACGAAAGGGGAGATGATGGTACCTACGCAAATGTTTCTCACGAGAGGTGTGGGAGTTCACAAGGAAAAGCTGGCCTCGTTCGAAGAAGCGTTGCGCAGCGCGGGTGTCGCCTACTGTAACCTCGTCAGTGTGTCCTCGATTCTTCCACCCTATTGCAAAATCATTCCCCGAAAACGCGGAGAAAAACTGTTGAAACCTGGAGAGATCACGTTTTGCGTGATGGCCCGATCAGAGACCAACGAACGGAACCAGCTGGTGTCGGCCTCCGTCGGCCTGGCGAAACCCACGGACATCGGCACGTATGGGTATCTTTCGGAGCACCATGCGCATGGCGAAACGGATGAAGAGACCGGAGAGTATACGGAAGATTTGGCCGCGCAGATGCTGGCAACGACCTTAGGGGTGGAGTTCGATCCGAATGTGGCGTGGAAAGAGCGTGAACAGGTGTTTAAGATGGGCGGAAAAATCGTGAAAACCTTGAATATCACGCAGTCGGCCGTCGGGAAGAAGGGCAAGTGGACGACGGTCATCGCGCTGGCCGTCTTCATTCCACCGGAGAATGATCCCAGCCGTTCTCGTAAGTAGAGGGGCTGAGGGATTGGCTGTGTCGGCTTTGGCTGCCCGTCACACGTAAGGGGAGAATGCCCATGACGCTTCCCGTCGGTTGGGAGGGGGCCGATCATAACTTTCTGGGCATCGACGAACCCTGGTGCCATCCGGATCAAGCGGGCGTCTATGTCCTGCCGGCTCCCTACGAACATACCTCCAGCTACATCCGAGGATCAGACCGTGGTCCATCGGCTATCCTGGAAGCCTCCAGCCAGGTTGAGTTCTACGATGAACAACTTCGGGTTGAGCCCTATCGCGAGTGGGGTGGAATTGCAACGGCTACACCCCTGAATCTCGAGGGAAAGGTCGACCGAGCAGCAGTCGATGCCATCGAGGCGTTTGTCTCACCTCATGTCGGAACCGGACGGTTTGTAGTCACGTTGACCGGTGAACATACCGGTGCCTTGGGGGCGATTCGGGCCCATGCGAAGCGGTACGAGCAGATGACGGTCGTGCAGGTTGATGCCCACGGAGATCTGCGTGACGCCTACCAAGGGAATCCCTTCAGCCATGCCAGCGTCATGGCGCGAGTGGTGGAGGATGGGTTGTCCTTGGTACAGGTAGGCATCCGATCGATCAGCCAGGAAGAGGTGGTCCGTATCGATGCCACGGATCGAATTACGACGTGGTTTGCCGCCACGATTCTTGATCCGTCTGGTCCCTATGAAGGCAGGGCATCGAAATGGATACCGGATGTCGTGGCGGCCTGTCGAACGCCTGTGTATCTCACCTTCGACTGCGACGGGCTGGACGCCTCGCTTGTCCCCGCACTCGGGACCCCTGAGCCTGGTGGACTTGGCTGGTATGATACGCTCAATCTGATCACGGCCCTTGCCAACGGACCAGGGATTGTGGGGATGGATGTCAGCGAAATCGCTCCCATTGAAGGGTTTGTCGCACCGCAATTCACCGTCGCGCGGTTGATCTATCGAATGCTCGGTCGGATCAAGGTCGGCAAACGAGTCTATTAGGGCCAGCCTTTTATATTGATAGCGTCCTCATCCTGTGGCTCACACCATCCGCATCAATAAATTTTTTACCGAACAGGGGATTTGCTCCCGGCGAGAAGCCGACCGGCTGATCGGGTCGGGTGCCGTCACGATTAATGGTCGGGTGGCCAAACTCGGCGATCAGGTAGAGCCCACCGACGTCATTGCCCGAGCGGGGGAGGTGATCTCTTGGCGTAAGGCTGGTCTGTACATCAAGTACCATAAGCCGGTCGGCGTGACGACTACGAGTGAGGCTCATATTCCTCGAAACATCATTGCAGAGATCGGACATCCTGAGCGGATTTTCCCGATCGGAAGACTGGATAAAGATTCCTCCGGCCTGATTCTACTGACGAACGACGGGGACATCGTCAACGACATCCTGCGGACCGAATTCGGCCATGAGCGAGAGTATCTGGTGCAGGTCGATCGGCCGTTCGACCAATCGTTTTTGGATCAGATGTCGTGCGGCGTAGTCATCCTCGGGAGTAGGACGAAGCCGTGTCGGATGACGCGAGTTGGGCCAAATCGGTTTCGTATTGCACTCACCGAGGGGCGAAACCGGCAGATCAGGCGCATGTGCCAAGTGCTCGGCTATCGCGTGATCAAGCTCTACCGCACGAGGATCATGCACCTCACCGTCGAAGGGTTGGCCGTGGGAGAATGGAAAGAACTTACGACCGGTGAGCGAGAGGAACTGCTCAGAGCCGTGAGACGCCGTGAGCAGAGACCGGGTCTTGAGGGATCATCGTAGTCTCGCCCGTCTTGCCTCGCTCCATTCGACATACCGTCTGACCAGCGACTGCTATTGGAACGCCATATTCCAAGCCTGGTTCAGGCTTGTCCCCCCACTGAACACCGTCGTGAGCGTTACGAAATCGTCAATCTAATTTTTAGATGGTTAACTAATACATTATCTATTTGTCTATGGAACGGTCGATCCAGTACATCAGGAGTATGGGAATGTATTGCTCACATAACCATAAGGAGGGCGTCATGAACGTTAAAGGTCTATCGAAAGCAGGAGTCCTGTTCGTTATCGTGGCGGCGGCATTGCTCATCGTGCCGAATGGGTTTGCAGCCGATCAGCCATCCAAGGGCAGTGGCGGCATGGAACTAAAAGCCAAGCCTGGTATACAGAAGAATTTGAACGTGAAGGATCTGGACGAGGAGGTATCACATTTGGAAGTAATTGATTCGAACGGAAACGCCTACCTCCTTATTCCACTCAAGACGACCGGAGGAAACAAGCCGGTGGTAGCGGAAGACGGAAAGATCATTGTGGAGTATGTGCATCCATATGCTGGAAGACTTGGGAATTAAACGGAGAGCCAAGAGGAGGGGTGGAAGCTGTCCCTCCTCTTGGTGGGATTAGAACAATAACCTTCACCCAAGGGAGGATGAAAATGGAGCGCCATAAGGGTGATCGAAAGAAAGGGAATAGCGTCTCGCCAGAGGGGCTTGAATCGTCGATCCAAAGCAGGATCGCCAGACGTGCATATGAGCGCTATCTCGAACGAGGCGGAGTGAGCGGGAACGAAATTGATGATTGGCTCCAGGCCGAGCGAGAAATCCAGCAAGAAGAGCACCGCTGAATGGCAACGGCGGCGGCTTATTTGATCCTGAACGGGTCTGCCGCCGCAGGTTCCCCTGCGACGGGGATCGTTGGAAGCTATTCGGAAAAAGACCGAGCGAGATAACGACTCCCTGTTGCAGGACGCGAGAGGAGGCATGATCATGAACAAGGTTGTGGCCATTTTGAGCTTCGTTATCGTCGTCGGAT
The sequence above is drawn from the Nitrospira sp. genome and encodes:
- a CDS encoding thioredoxin domain-containing protein; this encodes MKWMIGRWVGRLCLGSLLLWSAVATAGDSTETDVRMRGQANAPLTLIEYSDFTCGYCLKFFKDTWPRIQARYVDTGKVRFAYRDYPRADRGPGVDAAMAARCAGAQGQYWAMHDRLFSEGGQLDKQVYNRHAKTLGLDRSVFEQCMAEGRYTNAIFEDRQEANQWGFHGTPGFILVRTAMAPTEHEPAIAIPGAFPFEMFSDEIERLLAGTKK
- a CDS encoding pseudouridine synthase, with protein sequence MRINKFFTEQGICSRREADRLIGSGAVTINGRVAKLGDQVEPTDVIARAGEVISWRKAGLYIKYHKPVGVTTTSEAHIPRNIIAEIGHPERIFPIGRLDKDSSGLILLTNDGDIVNDILRTEFGHEREYLVQVDRPFDQSFLDQMSCGVVILGSRTKPCRMTRVGPNRFRIALTEGRNRQIRRMCQVLGYRVIKLYRTRIMHLTVEGLAVGEWKELTTGEREELLRAVRRREQRPGLEGSS
- a CDS encoding arginine decarboxylase, pyruvoyl-dependent; amino-acid sequence: MMVPTQMFLTRGVGVHKEKLASFEEALRSAGVAYCNLVSVSSILPPYCKIIPRKRGEKLLKPGEITFCVMARSETNERNQLVSASVGLAKPTDIGTYGYLSEHHAHGETDEETGEYTEDLAAQMLATTLGVEFDPNVAWKEREQVFKMGGKIVKTLNITQSAVGKKGKWTTVIALAVFIPPENDPSRSRK
- the speB gene encoding agmatinase: MTLPVGWEGADHNFLGIDEPWCHPDQAGVYVLPAPYEHTSSYIRGSDRGPSAILEASSQVEFYDEQLRVEPYREWGGIATATPLNLEGKVDRAAVDAIEAFVSPHVGTGRFVVTLTGEHTGALGAIRAHAKRYEQMTVVQVDAHGDLRDAYQGNPFSHASVMARVVEDGLSLVQVGIRSISQEEVVRIDATDRITTWFAATILDPSGPYEGRASKWIPDVVAACRTPVYLTFDCDGLDASLVPALGTPEPGGLGWYDTLNLITALANGPGIVGMDVSEIAPIEGFVAPQFTVARLIYRMLGRIKVGKRVY
- a CDS encoding aldehyde dehydrogenase family protein; this encodes MKEPRPFLVHGQWKLGNSTSPVVDPFTGKLVAQVTQATESDIEQAVASTSHAAAPMGQLPAHARYDILQQIATLLARQRDEFAATISAEAGKPITDARREVTRAIQTFTVAAEEARRIPGDVVPLDWTPGCDTHLGLLRRFPIGPILGITPFNFPLNLVAHKVAPALAAGNPILIKPAPQTPLTALLLGEVALEAGVPPGGLNIVPCDNLLAERMVVDPRFKLLSFTGSASVGWMLKAKCGKKKVTLELGGNAAVVIEPDADIELAAQRCAVGGFGYAGQTCISVQRIFVHHSVADLFTTKLLMHVARLKTGDPTDETTSIGPLIDETAAQRVEAWIGEAVADGARVLLGGKRMRSLVEATVLSNVNPQMKVSCREVFGPVVTVTPYRQLSEAVALLNQSDYGLQAGIFTQDINKIFYAFRHVEVGAVLANEIPTFRADHMPYGGVKDSGLGREGVRAAIEDMTEPRMLIMNLKEPVPSTEKTL
- a CDS encoding DUF2934 domain-containing protein translates to MKMERHKGDRKKGNSVSPEGLESSIQSRIARRAYERYLERGGVSGNEIDDWLQAEREIQQEEHR